In Mobula hypostoma chromosome 24, sMobHyp1.1, whole genome shotgun sequence, a genomic segment contains:
- the pnhd gene encoding LOW QUALITY PROTEIN: uncharacterized protein pnhd (The sequence of the model RefSeq protein was modified relative to this genomic sequence to represent the inferred CDS: substituted 1 base at 1 genomic stop codon), whose protein sequence is MGYHMEISHCETRPNHSKVQHNINGAHYPEMSRGYTLYVLRECGLRCVPTEFDSVALDSPHGLEFIQTVQSWEVRENRYRLPHVEYYYVITINSRGEKEEELKEIDVGRCLGVCTAGSGCLXRDRRNSDQCVAWEDGSSNGYSPQEYEIHAIMNRHGKIRNIYTIKSCKCHRTTS, encoded by the exons ATGGGATACCACATGGAAATTTCGCACTGTGAAACCAGACCAAACCACTCCAAGGTACAACACAACATAAATGGAGCACATTATCCAGAGATGTCTCGTGGTTACACACTCTACGTACTGAGGGAAT gtggtttgagatgtgtaCCCACTGAATTTGACTCAGTTGCGCTGGACAGTCCACATGGTTTGGAGTTTATTCAGACTGTGCAATCATGGGAGGTGCGAGAGAATCGCTACAGACTGCCCCATGTGGAGTATTACTATGTGATCACCATTAACTCCAGGGGTGAGAAGGAAGAGGAGCTCAAG GAAATCGATGTTGGCAGATGTTTGGGAGTGTGTACTGCAGGAAGTGGGTGTCTCTGAAG GGACAGGCGTAATAGTGACCAATGTGTGGCTTGGGAAGATGGCTCATCCAATGGGTACTCTCCTCAGGAATATGAAATTCATGCAATCATGAACAGACATGGAAAGATCAGGAACATCTATACTATCAAATCCTGTAAGTGCCACCGGACAACCTCATGA